The Streptomyces camelliae genome window below encodes:
- a CDS encoding LytR C-terminal domain-containing protein yields MNDRYDAGDGYGADPYEIVGYDEYGRPVYQQVPAQQAPQTQQTPRPAYDPYTQQQGYGYDPYATGQQPPVPSYDSGQQQAYDPYAAQSPYNPYGTGTGTQHPAGYDPYGQAATSGQQPRVAGQTAYIPQQAGPAEQPRGEGQRSGEARGEGERDYRTEQFAFVEEPDGDSEDVIDWLNFTENRTERREEAKRRARSRLIALVVVLALVAAGGVGYLWYAGKLPGLSSAAAKPGAATPVGAQKRDVIVVHLHNTDKGGTSTALLVDNTTTKQGSTVLLPNNLALSDDSGATTTLAKSVDDDGSSGTRDQLDTVLGTSIQGTWRLDTPYLQNLVDLVGNIDIDTNTDVPDPDAKKKGTEPLVHKGSQQTLSGKMAVAYATYRASGENENAQLERFGQVMQGVLRKLSSDPSSAITTVQTLAQILDPPLTDKDLGAFLAKLADLAKSGQYKTALLPVQTDGTLSAQTSDSVVKDILGGTAKSPAGSAVRVSVQNATGVKDDTEKARVVLLNGGFTFLEGGTASGTQAASKVLYVNASDKANATEVAKTLGLPAGSVAKGTVSSGADVSVVLGQDYKPSAS; encoded by the coding sequence GTGAACGACCGATACGACGCGGGTGACGGCTACGGCGCCGACCCGTACGAGATCGTCGGCTACGACGAGTACGGCCGGCCCGTGTACCAACAGGTCCCGGCACAGCAGGCACCGCAGACACAGCAGACCCCCCGGCCGGCCTACGACCCATACACCCAGCAGCAGGGCTACGGCTACGACCCGTACGCCACCGGCCAGCAGCCGCCGGTGCCCTCCTACGACTCCGGGCAGCAGCAGGCGTACGACCCCTACGCGGCCCAGAGCCCGTACAACCCCTACGGGACCGGGACCGGCACCCAGCACCCCGCCGGCTACGACCCCTACGGGCAGGCCGCGACCAGCGGGCAGCAGCCCCGCGTCGCCGGGCAGACCGCCTACATCCCGCAGCAGGCCGGCCCGGCGGAGCAGCCGCGGGGCGAGGGGCAGCGGTCCGGGGAAGCCCGAGGCGAGGGTGAACGGGACTACCGCACCGAGCAGTTCGCCTTCGTCGAGGAGCCGGACGGCGACTCCGAGGACGTCATCGACTGGCTGAACTTCACCGAGAACCGCACCGAGCGCCGCGAGGAGGCCAAGCGCCGCGCCCGCAGCCGGCTGATCGCCCTGGTCGTGGTCCTCGCGCTCGTCGCGGCCGGCGGCGTCGGCTACCTCTGGTACGCCGGAAAGCTGCCCGGCCTGTCCTCCGCGGCCGCCAAGCCCGGCGCGGCCACGCCCGTCGGCGCCCAGAAACGCGACGTGATCGTCGTCCACCTGCACAACACCGACAAGGGCGGCACCTCCACGGCACTGCTGGTCGACAACACCACCACCAAACAGGGCAGCACCGTGCTGCTGCCCAACAACCTCGCCCTGAGCGACGACTCGGGCGCCACCACGACCCTCGCCAAGTCGGTGGACGACGACGGCTCCTCGGGCACCCGCGACCAGCTCGACACCGTCCTCGGCACCAGCATCCAGGGCACCTGGCGCCTCGACACCCCGTATCTGCAGAACCTCGTCGACCTGGTCGGCAACATCGACATCGACACCAACACGGACGTGCCCGACCCGGACGCCAAGAAGAAGGGCACCGAGCCGCTCGTCCACAAGGGCAGCCAGCAGACCCTCAGCGGCAAGATGGCCGTCGCCTACGCCACCTACCGCGCCTCCGGCGAGAACGAGAACGCCCAGCTGGAGCGGTTCGGGCAGGTCATGCAGGGCGTGCTGCGCAAGCTGTCCTCCGACCCGTCCTCGGCGATCACCACCGTGCAGACCCTGGCGCAGATCCTCGACCCGCCGCTCACCGACAAGGACCTCGGCGCCTTCCTCGCCAAGCTCGCCGACCTCGCCAAGAGCGGCCAGTACAAGACCGCCCTGCTGCCCGTGCAGACGGACGGCACCCTGAGTGCACAGACCAGCGACAGCGTGGTGAAGGACATCCTCGGCGGCACCGCGAAGAGCCCCGCCGGTTCCGCGGTCCGGGTCTCGGTGCAGAACGCCACCGGTGTGAAGGACGACACCGAGAAGGCCCGCGTGGTGCTTCTCAACGGCGGCTTCACCTTCCTGGAGGGCGGCACCGCGTCCGGCACCCAGGCCGCCTCGAAGGTGCTCTACGTGAATGCCTCCGACAAGGCGAACGCCACCGAGGTCGCCAAGACCCTCGGCCTGCCGGCGGGCTCCGTGGCCAAGGGCACGGTCTCCTCCGGCGCCGACGTCTCGGTGGTCCTCGGCCAGGACTACAAGCCGTCCGCCTCCTGA
- the rsfS gene encoding ribosome silencing factor, which translates to MTATNRSLELINTAAQAAADKLAHDVIAYDVSDVLSITDAFLLASAPNDRQVKAIVDEIEERLLKELGAKPVRREGDREARWVLLDYVDIVVHVQHSEERVFYALERLWKDCPELELPADAKATRGKAKEHAELQAQEAAAEPGGEW; encoded by the coding sequence GTGACCGCCACGAACCGTTCCCTTGAGCTCATCAACACCGCCGCCCAGGCGGCGGCCGACAAGCTCGCCCACGACGTCATCGCCTACGACGTCAGCGACGTGCTGTCGATCACGGACGCCTTCCTGCTGGCCTCCGCGCCGAACGACCGCCAGGTCAAGGCCATCGTCGACGAGATCGAGGAGCGCCTGCTGAAGGAACTCGGCGCCAAGCCGGTGCGCCGCGAGGGCGACCGCGAGGCCCGCTGGGTCCTGCTCGACTACGTCGACATCGTCGTCCATGTCCAGCACAGCGAGGAGCGGGTCTTCTACGCCCTGGAGCGGCTGTGGAAGGACTGCCCCGAGCTGGAGCTGCCCGCCGACGCCAAGGCCACCCGCGGCAAGGCGAAGGAGCACGCCGAGCTGCAGGCCCAGGAGGCCGCCGCGGAGCCCGGCGGGGAGTGGTGA
- a CDS encoding histidine phosphatase family protein: MSATGEVTDRRSRGRRIILWRHGQTAWNVERRFQGSTDVALTETGIGQARRAARLLASLKPDAIVSSDLQRAADTAAELATLTGLDITREENLRETYAGVWQGLTHEEIIARHGEEYAAWKRGEPVRRGGGELETEVADRAAPVVLRHAEKLPEDGTLVVVSHGGTIRTTIGRLLGLEARHWESLGGLSNCCWSVLGEGARGWRLLEHNAGTLPEPVLGDDT; encoded by the coding sequence ATGAGCGCCACCGGTGAGGTCACCGACCGCAGGAGCCGGGGCCGCCGCATCATCCTGTGGCGGCACGGCCAGACCGCCTGGAACGTCGAGCGCCGCTTCCAGGGCAGCACGGACGTCGCGTTGACCGAGACCGGCATCGGCCAGGCCCGCCGTGCCGCCCGGCTGCTGGCGTCCCTGAAGCCGGACGCGATCGTCTCCTCCGACCTGCAGCGGGCGGCGGACACGGCCGCCGAGCTGGCCACCCTCACCGGCCTCGACATCACGCGCGAGGAGAATCTGCGCGAGACCTACGCGGGCGTGTGGCAGGGGCTGACGCACGAGGAGATCATCGCCCGCCACGGCGAGGAGTACGCCGCCTGGAAGCGCGGCGAGCCGGTCCGCCGCGGCGGCGGCGAGCTGGAGACCGAGGTCGCCGACCGGGCCGCGCCCGTCGTCCTGCGGCACGCCGAGAAGCTGCCCGAGGACGGCACGCTCGTCGTCGTCAGCCACGGCGGCACCATCCGCACCACCATCGGCCGGCTCCTCGGGCTGGAGGCCCGGCACTGGGAGAGCCTCGGCGGTCTGTCCAACTGCTGCTGGTCCGTGCTCGGCGAAGGCGCCCGCGGCTGGCGCCTGCTGGAGCACAACGCGGGCACCCTTCCGGAGCCCGTCCTCGGCGACGACACCTGA